Part of the Salminus brasiliensis chromosome 2, fSalBra1.hap2, whole genome shotgun sequence genome, TCAAAACATAAGGGTTTTGGGAACAgcaagaagaaaaataaataataaactacaattatttatttacaatcaATCCATGAGAAGTCAACTGCTTTGAGATTTCAGCAAAACATCAAATAACATCTTATTTTAACatcctggactacacagcattctGAATAGAATTTTCTATTGAATTGAAACTATAGCTCATGACCAAGCAACCAGTGTATAAAGTTGTTAAGTAACACAGAAATTTTATCTGAGTCTGCTACAAATTGTCTTTATATCATTTAAAACAGTGATTCCAAACATTTGAATGGTACTGTATCTGCCAAGAGTCTCTTTCAGTACACTGTTCACACGGAATATGCAGattctatacaaataaattctgaACATTGATGTGAAACAGGATGTCCATCCTGGTCCAGGggatctaccaccctgaagagcTCTAATTCAACGGGTCTGTCTCTAAAATTCAGATACTTCTAAAGAGAATCAATTTAGAGCAAAACACTGCAGGTTGGTacatctccaggaccaggtctGACCATCCCTGATGTGAATGAACATACAGAAACAAATACGGTTTACTAGTTTGTTCATTTTACTTGTTTTGAAGTGGTTAAATGACTGGCAAGTTTTAAAACATGgttaaagacaaaaaacaaacaaacgtaTATCTCAGTCTAAATGAGAAAGCAGTTATAATTTGACAAAACAAAATACATGATAGTAAATACACAGTTTACAATACAAAGACCAGACACACAGTTGTTGGTGTGGTATAACTACAATATAACTACATATTACTACATATTTTTGTGGCCTGAAGATAGGAGGTTCATGGTCATCTCACATAAGGAAACATTGTTGTATTGCAAATACATCTTCTCTAAGAATGTAACCAAAGCCAGAGCCATTTCTCATCAAGCATGCCAGTTGGATTAATATACAAATTCAGTTCAAATGGAAAAAAGTGAAAgtgctttttgttttatttaaagaaataaatatctCCAAAAATAGATCCCAACCCATTACTTTGTGCCActccttaaaaaataaaaagacaaaaatatgaTCTTTAACCAGTGCTATGCAAATCTTCAGAATTCTTTAAAGTGCTTAGAGCAAAGTTGAGTCATTTTGGCGACACCCAAGGTGTGCacaccttttttttgtctttgaagGGTATGTGAGTTATTGCACATTTTCGCTACCAAGTACCCATAACCTTTTCTCACAACTAATTGAAATTTTTGAAGAATTTTTAACTTAACACTTTATTTTTCTACATGTAGGTACATTCTAACAGCTTGTTCTACATCTGAAATAATTGAGGGGAATAACTGCAAATTCTCTGGGTAAGCATGGGCCCAAGTAATGAGCATTATAAAGgcaatactgtgatttttaaCAACAAGAGGTTTAGTGTTCTTTATCAGGTGTTCTATGAATCATACATATTGACTGAGCCAAAACTTGCCTACCTTCATATAAAGTGAGCTTTCCCCTAAATCAGCTCTATACGATTAATGTCACCTTTCATCGTCTCCATTATACAGAGAGCTTGTCAGAACATGTGTCTGACTTAACCTACGCTGACTTACTCTGGCTGATACCTGCTGAGTTGTACTTCCCATTTTTCGGTGTTTTGGTACTGGTACTCTGAGGGGTTTTCTGATCATCTCCTGTTAATAGagccttgatttcggaaggGATTTTCCCCTGGTCCATGGCAGAGCACCACTGCTTGTACTAGAGGTTTAAAACAAGACAGCAAATTACAATAGCATATTTCCAAGGTTTACAGACATCAAAATGCATGAATCTGGCATTGTTTCAACATTAATGAATCTCTTCAATTGTTGTTTATAAACCAGTCCTCAGGGACCCCCAGATTGTCTGGGAGGACTAGTTAGAGAACCTAGATGAACACAAAACAGCAGTTCTTGAAACAGCTGTTAGACCTCAAGAATATGTCAACCAGACACCCACCATCTCCAGCTCCTCTCTCAGAGCACAGATGGCTCTCTCCTTGCTGGACACCAGTTCTTCTAGATACTGGTAGCGCAGTTTCTTCCTGGCCCGACATTCTCTGGCACTCTGTCTGCTTCGTTCCAACTTGGCTTTCAGGTCAATCTTGGCAGGTTTACGTCCACGTTTTCCTGGTTTCTTGACTTTTCCACCTACCATCTGTGAAGAAAAAGTATAAATCTATTAGCTAATTATATTCgcagtataaataataaaactatagTTTTTAAAGAGATAAAACTCTAGATAGTGTACGAGCTTAACTAGCATGAATAATTTAGCTAGTTATTtgttagctaattagctagtCAGAACGTCTTAAAATAAGTACAGCTACGTTCATTATATGTTAGGGACCAGGTTACATCATTATTTGGGCtcttaactagctagctagatgtTCAGGTGAAGAAACGTTTAGTAACTTTAGACAGCAGGCGAGTAAACGAAAGTCATTTCGAAGGATATTAGCTAGCTAGAAGCTGGCTAACCTCACCCTAGCTAGTAAAACCAAAAGCACAAAACAAACCTTGTGACTAACCACGACATATTAATTACCAATTTTCACAAATGCTACTTAGCTTAAGTAAAGTTTCGCTTACCTTGCTGTCATCCATTTTGGATGACTAACCCACGTCTGGGAAACCAaacagctagctagcactagcttgTTTGCTAACCAACCAACACTCACAAGTATATTTTTCTTCAGGCAGTATGTAGACCAGGTAGATGACTGCGTAAATATCAGATAGTCCCgattactgtattctgtatctTTGTATCTCTCTTAAACTCAGACTTAAAACGCTCGTAACAAGCCCTGAGTTCAGGCAATGTTTTTAGCATCGTTTCCGCCCAGAGACTTCTTGTTTTCACCAACTAGTCACGCCTTCTGCGCGCAAAGCCTGCTGGGACTTGGTATTGTTCGGGAGTGTGTACTTCGAGCAAAGTCAGAaaaataatttgtttatttaaattgtTTGTAATTGTTTAGGTCCGGCAAAGTTAGCTTAAACCACACCGCTTCAATTGCAACTGTCTATTAAACAGCACATAAAATTGCGCAGAAAGAAGGGCAATAATTAGCTAAGCTAATGCTGCGTTTGAGTGGTGTCGAAAACTGAGAAATGCCATTTGTACCgcttgtaaaaaaaagtaaacttaAATgaagttcatatatatatatatatatatatatatatatatatatatatatatatatagctatatattatataagtaaACCTTTTATAGCTACTGTATTAATATCAGTGTACAGGTAATATACTCGTAAGTGTAAATTGGCCCCCAGTTTTGGTCAATAAAAGTACACTTTCAAGTATACTCCATGTAAACTAGTAGTTTAATAGTTTTTATACTGCAGGTTTTACACACAGTGTACTACTTTGATTTCCCTTTAAAGTATACTACTAGGTGTCTTCACACTTTGATATATTCCACCCCTCCAGAGATCAGAAAAATAAAGTTCCATTCCCCAGTTAAGTTAGCATACTATAGTATACTAGCTACAGTCTATCACATCACTGTCTCACCCGTTGAGCCTATCTGACAGCCAGTCTGTGTTCTCAGCTGGCCACTGTGCCTTATTACACAGCACAGTATCTATTGTTgttaattatttgttattttaccacatttgcttatttaaaaaaaatacattactgTTCAAACATTAAAATGAACAAGTTAAAATCATAAAACAATCTTTATTTAGAAACCTTCTGAATTTAAGTTGTAAAAGGTTACAAGAAGAAAGAAGATGAGGAGAAAGGTACAGATGCTGGATGCTTCAGTTCCTGTACACCAGAAAAGCAGTTTTGGCACTCCTCACAGTTGGTACTTCTCACTGAAAAACTTTATTTCACAAGACTCTGATGTTCTTTTGAGGGAGATGTTTAATGCTTATTGGTATGGTGGatatggtgcattatcatgctggaggTTGCCTTTAGAAGATTATTGGGATTATCAGGGATTATTGTAGCAATTAAGGGATCATCATGGACAGCAACAGTACTAAAACAGGCTGTGGAATTGTtgcaatgattgattggtatcaACAGCCTTAAAATGTGCCAAGATATACATTCCGTACATCAATTTGCATTTACTTTTATATGCTCCACACTTCAGATTTTGACCCAGTGACCACTTCACTTCACTGATGTACAGTTCTTCCATAGGATATATAAATCTAGTAACTATCACCTTAAGAACGAAGCTCACGGTTTACAGCCTAATGACTGACTGCGCCGCTCATTGAAGCTCCGCCTCCAACTTTAAACCCATGCTAGCCAATGGGCCTATAGATCACAACCAGGGCAGACTATTTACAGACTACTTTAGTAAGCTCGCACATGGATTCTGTGTTTTTAGCCAGTGACGATACAGAGTTCTTTAAAATAGTTATTGAAAACCATGAAAACCAACTCGAAGTTCTCGTCGACGAAGTTCTCCGTTTAGTCGTTGTCTCTTGAAGGCCTTTTCCTTCAGCTCACTCGTTGTGGGACTGGTCTCGAATGACGCCATCCCTTTATTTTTACCCGATGACCTCATCGTCAAGATGAAGTTTAGTGACCAGGGAAACTTTTAAAACTT contains:
- the crebl2 gene encoding cAMP-responsive element-binding protein-like 2; protein product: MDDSKMVGGKVKKPGKRGRKPAKIDLKAKLERSRQSARECRARKKLRYQYLEELVSSKERAICALREELEMYKQWCSAMDQGKIPSEIKALLTGDDQKTPQSTSTKTPKNGKYNSAGISQSKSA